Proteins encoded together in one Streptomyces umbrinus window:
- a CDS encoding carbohydrate ABC transporter permease, with protein sequence MATVPLVEKPPAPAVEPPSPNPKRSIRSYWRLYAAISPFYLLFLAFGLIPVGFSLYLSFHRWDGLGSMEYAGLSQYKYLLTDTDFWSSIGNTIIIWALATFPMIFLAMVTAVMLNSAVRFKKIYRFAYFLPNVTSVVAVAIIFGSVFSTNFGLVNALLQAVGLDQVAWLNTPWGIKVAIATLMTWQWTGYNAIIFLAGLQTIPGELYEAARVDGAGPIQTFFRITLPMMRPVLLFVLVISTVTGLQSFSEPQVLLQTTANESTFSGGPDHAGRTMVLYFFQQTFDNNDFGYGAAVAWGIFLVVVIFSIINWRLVQRRGED encoded by the coding sequence ATGGCTACCGTGCCCCTGGTCGAGAAGCCCCCGGCGCCCGCCGTGGAACCGCCGTCCCCCAATCCCAAGAGGAGCATCCGGAGCTACTGGCGGCTGTACGCCGCGATCTCCCCCTTCTATCTGCTCTTCCTCGCCTTCGGTCTGATCCCGGTCGGCTTCTCGCTGTATCTGTCGTTCCACCGGTGGGACGGTCTGGGCTCGATGGAGTACGCCGGGCTGTCGCAGTACAAGTACCTGCTGACGGACACCGACTTCTGGAGTTCGATCGGCAACACGATCATCATCTGGGCGCTGGCCACCTTCCCCATGATCTTCCTGGCGATGGTGACGGCCGTGATGCTCAACTCGGCGGTCCGCTTCAAGAAGATCTACCGCTTCGCCTACTTCCTGCCGAACGTCACCTCGGTGGTGGCCGTCGCGATCATCTTCGGCTCGGTCTTCTCCACCAACTTCGGCCTGGTGAACGCCCTGCTGCAGGCGGTCGGACTCGACCAGGTGGCCTGGCTGAACACCCCGTGGGGCATCAAGGTCGCCATCGCGACCCTGATGACCTGGCAGTGGACCGGCTACAACGCGATCATCTTCCTCGCCGGACTCCAGACGATCCCCGGTGAGTTGTACGAGGCCGCGCGCGTGGACGGGGCCGGGCCCATCCAGACCTTCTTCCGGATCACGCTGCCGATGATGCGGCCCGTGCTGCTCTTCGTCCTCGTGATCTCGACGGTCACCGGACTGCAGAGCTTCTCCGAACCCCAGGTGCTGCTGCAGACCACGGCCAACGAGTCGACGTTCTCGGGCGGTCCCGACCACGCCGGCCGGACGATGGTCCTCTACTTCTTCCAGCAGACCTTCGACAACAACGACTTCGGCTACGGCGCCGCCGTGGCCTGGGGCATCTTCCTCGTCGTCGTCATCTTCTCGATCATCAACTGGCGCTTGGTGCAGCGCCGGGGCGAAGACTAG